From a region of the Solanum stenotomum isolate F172 chromosome 2, ASM1918654v1, whole genome shotgun sequence genome:
- the LOC125854762 gene encoding uncharacterized protein LOC125854762, translating to MSLIISSLSEETIPIIIGLSTAKAVWDALAAAFSSPSNTRILNLHMQLQNLKQDDLSVTQYLHKVKLLIDELAAAGRPICLPDQNIYMFKGLRCEFKDIITTFSARQEPVTFGELHSLLLSHEFIHGQALSSLSMSPSPMPDSAGNPSANFSQRFSQNDRQYNHNNHRGRGRNNRDRGGKRGGRQGYRGGSSNGNPWPSLDSRSRCQICNGVNHLVANCFQRYNHTISPAASAYLS from the coding sequence ATGAGTCTCATCATCTCGTCTCTCTCTGAAGAAACGATTCCAATAATTATTGGACTATCCACAGCAAAGGCTGTTTGGGATGCTCTTGCAGCTGCTTTCTCGTCTCCATCAAACACTAGAATCCTCAACCTTCATATGCAGCTTCAAAACTTAAAACAAGATGATTTGAGCGTCACTCAATATCTTCACAAAGTCAAACTCCTTATTGATGAATTAGCTGCTGCTGGTCGTCCAATTTGTCTCCCTGATCAGAATATTTATATGTTTAAAGGTCTCCGGTGTGAGTTCAAAGACATCATAACCACTTTTTCGGCTCGTCAAGAACCCGTTACTTTTGGTGAATTGCATAGTCTTTTATTGAGCCATGAATTTATTCATGGTCAGGCCTTATCATCACTCTCAATGTCACCCTCGCCTATGCCAGACTCGGCTGGAAATCCCTCTGCAAATTTCAGCCAGCGGTTCTCTCAAAACGATCGtcaatataaccataataatCATAGAGGACGAGGTCGTAACAATAGGGACCGAGGCGGTAAACGTGGTGGAAGACAAGGATATCGAGGAGGCTCATCTAATGGAAATCCATGGCCCTCACTTGACTCTCGCTCGCGATGTCAAATATGTAATGGTGTGAACCATCTCGTAGCAAATTGTTTCCAGCGATACAATCACACAATCAGCCCGGCCGCCTCAGCATATTTGTCTTAA
- the LOC125857030 gene encoding inactive poly [ADP-ribose] polymerase RCD1-like, with the protein MSIASVGSCAPMIAGDEVDSISAGFNGNKVEIAIPFERAAGGSGDDGVYETKVRVEVPIPRNWLIPSARSTDHSKLLVQNHRNFKESGMPVRFMVFKDGSWVDFEKKTMDVLVSAFVSGEAMVEMEMEGCKLIFDFYRMIGINLDSGNELPIAWIDVGGKGFYPKVFIEGSENLDKNEVNVDEKFSSENRKIELEIKIIERNSAGDELGKRKRESEENEVMREVGSSSRNVIEQRVVSTPTELLSPKWPRTRSLGNEEENYRKVRGLLFSVLKAGVTVTAVHQCTRTGPVEQARFEVFRNNVQIVKRARGDARVEYAWYGTSSAKMVSVMWRGFQMQRIVPGYHTHGVGIYLSPLCSPQNSEMMCEIDENGEKHIMLCRVILGKLEKVELGSQQLFPSSADFDTGVDDLINPKLHVVWCSNMNTHILPLFIVSYKSGFHMSGRLNGGAHAHSALILLKLQSSLPPPKNLEFQSLYSSYQEGKVGKEIFMTQLRSLVGEDLLHSIIQEVHG; encoded by the exons ATGTCGATAGCTTCGGTCGGTTCCTGTGCTCCGATGATCGCCGGCGATGAAGTCGATTCGATTTCAGCTGGTTTCAATGGTAACAAGGTGGAGATAGCTATTCCTTTCGAGAGGGCAGCAGGTGGAAGCGGAGACGACGGTGTCTATGAGACGAAAGTGAGGGTTGAGGTTCCTATTCCGAGGAACTGGTTGATTCCGTCGGCTAGATCGACTGATCATTCTAAGTTGTTGGTTCAAAACCACCGGAATTTCAAGGAGAGTGGGATGCCGGTGAGGTTTATGGTGTTTAAGGATGGATCGTGGGTGGATTTCGAGAAAAAAACCATGGATGTGCTGGTTTCAGCTTTTGTGAGTGGCGAGGCTATGGTTGAGATGGAAATGGAAGGgtgtaaattgatttttgatttttatcGAATGATAGGAATCAATTTGGACAGTGGGAATGAGCTGCCCATCGCTTGGATTGATGTCGGTGGTAAGGGTTTTTACCCTAAGGTCTTCATTGAGGGTTCAGAAAATCTCGATAAAAACGAGGTAAATGTTGATGAAAAGTTCTCCTCGGAGAATCGTAAGATTGAACTTGAGATAAAAATCATTGAAAGGAACTCAGCTGGAGACGAGTTAGGAAAGAGGAAGAGGGAAAGTGAGGAAAACGAAGTGATGAGGGAAGTAGGCAGTTCATCTAGGAATGTGATAGAGCAGCGTGTTGTCTCTACGCCTACTGAATTGCTTTCACCAAAGTGGCCTAGGACAAGGTCATTGGGGAACGAGGAGGAAAACTATCGGAAGGTAAGGGGTTTACTGTTTTCTGTTTTGAAAGCTGGTGTTACAGTCACTGCTGTTCATCAGTGCACTAGAACCGGGCCAGTGGAACAGGCCCGGTTTGAAGTTTTCAGAAATAATGTGCAGATAGTTAAAAGAGCTAGAGGGGACGCCAGGGTTGAGTATGCCTGGTATGGGACCTCGTCGGCGAAAATGGTTAGTGTCATGTGGCGTGGTTTTCAAATGCAGAGAATTGTTCCCGGTTACCATACTCACGGTGTTGGTATCTACCTGTCGCCTTTATGCTCACCTCAAAATAG TGAAATGATGTGCGAGATAGATGAAAATGGTGAAAAGCATATCATGTTATGTCGAGTTATATTGGGAAAGCTCGAGAAGGTTGAGTTAGGATCTCAGCAGCTGTTTCCGTCAAGTGCGGATTTTGATACTGGAGTTGATGACTTAATCAATCCAAAGCTGCATGTGGTATGGTGTAGCAATATGAACACCCACATTCTACCATTGTTTATAGTCAGTTATAAATCTGGTTTTCATATGTCAG GTCGACTGAATGGTGGTGCTCATGCTCATAGCGCATTGATTCTATTAAAGCTACAGAGTTCACTTCCCCCACCAAAAAATCTGGAGTTCCAAAGTTTGTATAGCTCCTATCAG GAAGGCAAAGTAGGGAAAGAAATTTTCATGACACAGTTACGATCTCTTGTTGGTGAGGACTTGTTGCATTCAATTATTCAGGAAGTCCATGGCTGA